One Myripristis murdjan chromosome 17, fMyrMur1.1, whole genome shotgun sequence DNA segment encodes these proteins:
- the rem2 gene encoding GTP-binding protein REM 2 — MADQYSMFLTTAPPLRRGSTPLPIKHQLRREEAVSEDCDWIPGLDEPATLPISDTSVPRDESFSQSAAAQSGYHSHGGALRIVLLGQNGVGKSSLALSLAGQTDRSLSIDSETQACGEGYECTVTVDDEDSKIVVYDNWKQDLSTLQCDVCILVFSVTDRRSFHRTAQLRLLLRESQPHTPIILVGNKSDLVRSREISTEEAHSSAMMFDCLYMELSASLDHGTNELLEAAVRTARGDCVGPGWTDGDPGAGRRESLTSRAKRFLSGLVPRSYGRDRDRERGRYREMSRHRGSKILRQKSRSCHDLSAL, encoded by the exons ATGGCAGACCAG TACAGTATGTTTCTCACCACGGCGCCCCCTCTACGCCGAGGGAGCACGCCGCTGCCCATCAAACATCAGCTGAGGCGGGAGGAGGCCGTGTCCGAGGACTGCGATTGGATCCCGGGCCTCGATGAGCCCGCCACGCTGCCTATCAGTGATACGTCGGTGCCCCGGGATGAGTCGTTCAGCCAATCGGCGGCCGCCCAGTCAGGTTACCACAGCCATGGCGGGGCGCTGAGGATAGTGCTGCTGGGTCAGAACGGCGTGGGCAAGTCGTCGCTGGCCCTGTCGCTGGCGGGCCAGACGGACAGATCCCTGTCGATAGACTCTGAGACACAAGCCTGCG gtgAAGGCTACGAGTGCACGGTGACCGTTGACGATGAGGACAGCAAAATCGTCGTTTACGACAACTGGAAACAG GACCTGTCCACGCTGCAGTGCGACGTGTGCATCCTGGTCTTCTCAGTGACGGACAGGCGGAGCTTCCACCGCACCGCccagctccgcctcctcctcagGGAGTCCCAGCCTCACACACCAATCATCCTGGTGGGCAACAAGAGCGACCTTGTCCGCTCCCGGGAAATCAGCACAGAGG AGGCCCACTCCAGTGCAATGATGTTCGACTGCCTCTACATGGAGCTGTCGGCCTCCCTGGACCACGGCACCAACGAGCTGCTGGAGGCGGCGGTCCGGACGGCCAGGGGCGACTGCGTGGGCCCCGGCTGGACCGACGGCGACCCCGGGGCCGGGCGCAGGGAGAGCCTGACCAGCCGGGCCAAGCGCTTCCTGTCAGGGCTGGTGCCGCGCTCGTACGGCCGCGACCGCGACCGCGAGAGGGGCCGCTACCGCGAGATGAGCCGGCACCGGGGCAGCAAGATCCTCCGCCAGAAGTCCCGCTCCTGCCATGACCTCAGCGcactgtga
- the nop9 gene encoding nucleolar protein 9, translated as MLQKVEEKKAQKGGGKKRRHPGEEGEGGQKKRKGGEEGRKGQGDGGKTRLDALSVGYFRRVGERLGEGFEEDEERVMFVENVLTEVKGKAVLVAMDRTGSVTLQRLLPLASPDQVGAVLAELGGESGSEFKTVSCDRCGGHVVESALRQMSRWTESSQQEPPTTTEEGEEPCGALEAQVLSLSQVVRDNSAEFIKHTHGSHVVRTLLNVLAGCVAPPRTESRPGAKERSVAPQLTDFEAPTSFWYELKSLTETLMNNINLSVTDAVASAVFQTMLTTCHRKRPKLCKQLLRGIMEYLTTRSAAPGVSPLLVFLKDQASSRLIETIILLSHKAILRDLYKNHLKGQLVNLALHPVANFPIQRLTAASSKYKMFLRLFDELVQGVEAILAAGHMGVIVQLAESCAESGEKQGEMMQCLLHAFHCAEPGTRHTSCLPLFMSLLTYEVYYHSDTAEGSIQTEVPLASICYHGSRLVQALAKFKERSLLLNSLRSLTPADLLTLACDPSGSHVLQALITTSSDKGRGKILKRLEGQYVQMACSRLGSRVLEAVWNSASVSQRQSIAQELVPSETQLRSDQFARHVWAKFALSHFMNRRAHWQEIQTGQSKKRKLFSDILE; from the exons ATGCTTCAGAaggtggaggaaaagaaggcacagaaagggggaggaaagaagaggaggcaCCCTGGtgaggagggggaaggaggacagaagaagaggaagggaggtgaagaaggaaggaaaggtcAGGGAGACGGGGGCAAGACGCGCCTCGATGCCCTGAGTGTGGGCTACTTCCGCCGAGTTGGAGAAAGACTCGGTGAAGGATTCGAGGAGGACgaagagagag TGATGTTTGTGGAGAATGTACTCACAGAGGTAAAAGGCAAGGCAGTGCTGGTGGCCATGGACAGAACAGGAAGTGTGACTCTCCAGCGGCTGCTCCCATTGGCCAGTCCTGACCAGGTGGGGGCGGTGCTGGCTGAGCTGGGCGGAGAATCGGGTTCGGAGTTCAAGACGGTTTCGTGCGACCGATGTGGGGGTCACGTAGTGGAGAGCGCACTCAGACAGATGTCTAGATGGACAG AATCATCACAGCAGGAGCCGCCCACCACcacagaagaaggagaggagccTTGTGGAGCACTGGAGGCCCAGGTGTTGTCTTTAAGTCAGGTGGTGAGAGACAACAGCGCAGAGTTCATCAAGCACACGCACGGCTCACACGTGGTCCGGACACTGCTGAACGTGTTAGCAGGCTGTGTGGCACCACCCCGCACTGAATCCCgtccag GTGCAAAAGAGCGCAGTGTTGCCCCTCAGCTGACAGACTTTGAGGCTCCCACTTCGTTTTGGTATGAGCTGAAGAGCCTCACCGAGACCTTGATGAACAACATAAACT TAAGCGTGACAGACGCTGTTGCCAGTGCGGTGTTTCAGACCATGTTGACTACGTGTCACAGAAAACGACCAAAACTCTGCAAACAGCTCCTCAGGGGCATCATGGAGTACCTGACAACTCGCAGCGCTGCTCCCGGAGTCAG TCCGCTTCTGGTCTTTCTCAAAGACCAGGCCTCTAGTCGCCTCATCGAGACAATCATCTTGCTATCCCACAAGGCCATTCTGCGTGACCTCTACAAGAACCATCTCAAAGGTCAGCTGGTCAACTTGGCTCTTCATCCAGTCGCCAACTTCCCCATACAGAGACTAACTGCAGCCTCAAGCAAATACAAAATG TTCTTGAGGTTGTTTGATGAGCTGGTGCAGGGCGTGGAGGCCATCTTGGCTGCAGGTCACATGGGTGTGATCGTCCAGTTGGCTGAGAGCTGCGCAGAGAGTGGAGAGAAACAGGGCGAGATGATGCAGTGCCTTCTCCAT GCGTTCCACTGTGCCGAGCCTGGCACTCGACACACCAGCTGCCTCCCCCTCTTCATGTCTCTGCTCACCTATGAAGTGTACTACCACTCGGacacagcagagggcagcataCAGACCGAG GTGCCTTTGGCCTCTATCTGTTACCACGGTTCCCGTCTGGTCCAGGCACTGGCCAAGTTCAAGGAGCGCTCGCTCCTCCTGAACAGCCTGCGCTCTCTGACCCCTGCTGACCTCCTGACCCTGGCCTGCGACCCCTCGGGCAGCCACGTCCTCCAGGCCCTCATCACCACATCCAGTGACAAGGGCAGGGGCAAGATCCTCAAGAGGCTTGAG GGCCAATATGTCCAGATGGCCTGCTCCAGGTTGGGCAGCCGGGTGCTGGAAGCAGTGTGGAACAGCGCTTCAGTCAGTCAGAGGCAAAGCATCGCACAGGAGCTAG TGCCGAGTGAAACCCAGTTGAGGTCTGACCAGTTTGCTCGCCACGTGTGGGCCAAGTTTGCCCTTTCACACTTCATGAACAGACGAGCCCACTGGCAGGAAATCCAGACCGGCCAGTCCAAGAAAAGGAAGCTTTTCAGTGACATTCTTGAGTGA